One Jeotgalicoccus saudimassiliensis DNA window includes the following coding sequences:
- a CDS encoding DUF4391 domain-containing protein, protein MFDFPKSTLFDRRIPKTKFYEHLQVNNKLEQMFIKEIDKIIWKYKLSPDTLNIDSGNYISEIELLEVHLRQEKVSHNIIEQIDREIPYHIVFIINYANKYQLWVSYKEQHKNREGKFKVDTYFKTDWIKQENLELKIEGLNLDQVYESFIQQIGQDQIIVDKDEGLKRAVEQSKERDKLKRKIHLMEKKIAKEKQFKKQVSMMSELRQLKAQLDGEQP, encoded by the coding sequence ATGTTTGATTTCCCTAAAAGTACTTTATTTGACCGTAGAATACCAAAGACGAAATTCTATGAGCATTTACAAGTTAACAATAAGCTCGAACAAATGTTTATCAAAGAGATTGATAAAATAATATGGAAATATAAATTGTCACCAGATACCTTGAATATTGATTCTGGTAATTATATTAGTGAGATAGAGTTACTGGAGGTTCATTTAAGGCAGGAAAAGGTGAGTCATAATATTATTGAACAAATTGATAGAGAAATACCATATCATATTGTATTCATTATAAATTATGCAAATAAATATCAACTCTGGGTCAGCTACAAAGAGCAACATAAAAATAGAGAAGGGAAATTCAAAGTAGACACCTACTTTAAAACGGATTGGATTAAACAAGAAAATCTTGAGCTGAAAATAGAAGGACTTAATTTGGACCAGGTATATGAATCTTTCATTCAGCAAATTGGTCAAGACCAAATAATAGTTGATAAAGATGAAGGGCTTAAAAGGGCTGTTGAGCAATCAAAGGAAAGAGATAAGCTAAAAAGGAAAATCCATTTAATGGAAAAAAAGATTGCTAAAGAAAAACAATTTAAAAAGCAAGTTTCCATGATGAGTGAATTAAGGCAGCTCAAAGCCCAATTAGATGGTGAGCAGCCATAG
- a CDS encoding site-specific DNA-methyltransferase translates to MESANIRERNIDKIAELFPNVITEAKDEDGNIKKGIDFDLLKKELAENLADEQERYAFNWVGKKEAIAKTYEPITKILRPVKDKSKNWENTENIFIEGNNIDTLKILQESYLNAVQMIYIDPPYNSGEDFIYKDDYSMDTDDYNAQIGMFDEEENKLFKNTESNGRFHSDWCNSMYPSLKLSQNLLKDDGIIFISIDDNELYNLKKMCDEIFGESNFIANIVRNTNSSKNQSLFVSVSHEYCLVYAKNIETLKLKHRDNKWSVPKNNVDEYMKRVSQLEKEGLSTEEITAELKSLTRYPRFIDFTNYWYFDDRGLYRKDNIGGVRNGNLNPVYNPLTKQNDPVPPGGYRYKEETLKQLIDEDRIHFHTDGSLPTVKRYLHENMEQRPKSIMSDDQRPDYSMMKAFNTPFDNPKQLSFIKRILSLADKDAIIMDFFAGSSTTAHGVMKLNKEDGGQRKYIMVQLDEEVNPKSEAYKKGYKTITDISIERIRKAGEAIVDDVNKSQGEKLQVPDVGYRYFRLDDSNMKDIYYSANEYSQDMIASLESNIKEDRSDLDLLYGVMIDWGLPLSLNHETEEMDNATVHIVDCGSLVACFEDSITDDVVKGIAQKKPLRAVFRDSSFRNSPDKINVTEIFKLYAPSTTVKVI, encoded by the coding sequence ATGGAATCAGCAAATATAAGAGAGCGAAATATTGATAAAATTGCAGAATTGTTTCCTAATGTTATTACTGAAGCCAAAGATGAGGATGGCAATATAAAAAAAGGAATAGATTTTGACCTATTGAAGAAGGAACTTGCAGAAAATCTAGCAGATGAACAAGAGCGTTATGCATTTAATTGGGTAGGTAAAAAAGAAGCTATTGCAAAAACATATGAACCAATTACAAAAATTTTAAGGCCTGTTAAAGACAAAAGCAAAAACTGGGAGAATACTGAAAATATATTTATTGAGGGAAACAATATTGATACGTTAAAGATTTTACAAGAATCCTATTTAAATGCCGTACAAATGATATACATTGACCCTCCTTATAATTCTGGTGAGGACTTTATTTATAAAGATGACTATAGTATGGATACCGATGATTACAACGCACAGATAGGGATGTTTGATGAAGAAGAGAACAAACTGTTTAAAAATACAGAATCGAATGGGCGATTTCACTCAGACTGGTGTAATTCAATGTATCCAAGTCTAAAGCTTTCACAAAACCTGTTAAAAGATGACGGTATAATTTTTATTAGTATTGATGATAACGAATTATATAACCTAAAGAAAATGTGTGATGAAATATTTGGTGAGAGCAATTTTATAGCAAACATTGTACGCAATACTAACAGTTCTAAAAATCAGAGCCTGTTTGTTTCTGTTAGTCATGAGTATTGCTTAGTTTATGCTAAAAATATAGAAACCTTAAAATTAAAACATAGGGATAATAAATGGTCGGTACCAAAAAACAATGTTGATGAATACATGAAAAGGGTTAGTCAACTTGAAAAGGAAGGTCTTTCAACAGAGGAAATAACAGCGGAGTTAAAAAGCTTAACCAGGTATCCGAGGTTTATCGACTTTACCAATTATTGGTATTTTGACGACAGAGGTCTTTATCGTAAAGATAATATAGGTGGCGTTAGAAACGGGAATTTAAATCCAGTTTATAATCCATTAACAAAACAAAATGACCCTGTACCACCAGGTGGTTATAGGTATAAGGAAGAAACTTTAAAACAATTGATAGATGAGGATAGAATTCATTTTCATACGGATGGAAGCTTACCTACTGTAAAAAGATACTTACATGAAAATATGGAACAAAGACCTAAGTCGATTATGTCAGATGACCAACGTCCAGATTATTCTATGATGAAAGCATTTAACACTCCCTTTGATAATCCAAAGCAATTATCTTTTATTAAACGGATTTTAAGTTTAGCGGATAAAGATGCAATTATAATGGACTTTTTTGCGGGTTCTTCCACAACCGCACACGGTGTTATGAAATTAAACAAAGAAGATGGTGGTCAAAGGAAATATATTATGGTTCAACTTGATGAAGAGGTTAATCCAAAAAGTGAAGCATATAAGAAGGGTTATAAGACTATTACAGATATATCCATTGAAAGAATTCGTAAGGCTGGCGAAGCAATAGTTGATGACGTTAATAAAAGTCAAGGAGAGAAGTTGCAAGTGCCTGATGTAGGCTACAGATATTTTAGATTAGATGATTCGAATATGAAAGATATTTATTACTCGGCTAACGAATACTCTCAGGATATGATTGCATCTTTAGAATCTAATATAAAAGAAGACCGTTCCGATTTAGATTTACTTTACGGTGTAATGATTGATTGGGGCTTACCACTGTCATTGAATCATGAAACAGAAGAGATGGATAATGCCACTGTCCATATTGTCGATTGTGGGTCTCTAGTGGCTTGTTTTGAAGATAGCATTACAGACGATGTCGTAAAAGGTATTGCACAGAAGAAACCATTAAGAGCAGTCTTTAGAGACAGTAGCTTTAGAAATAGCCCAGATAAAATCAATGTAACTGAAATCTTTAAACTTTATGCACCTAGTACAACAGTAAAAGTGATTTAG